Proteins encoded in a region of the Flammeovirga yaeyamensis genome:
- a CDS encoding lysoplasmalogenase: protein MTSNTKIVKEPLNNRQRKIFWGLFSIIFFVNVYSNFVDNSLLTIFSKPLLMPFIAIYFSATWKETTENSIIYKAMMIGFFFAWIGDLYMMFRSDEEVMLLALGCFFVCHVLYIIAFFFSGVKDKMMGFLFSFVVSVIGLFIGEHIASTHSLMYAPILSYSIIISVMFSFAVIRIFVRKDKWAWFTAAGALIFIISDIMIGMDAFQGYEISHAYIMITYIVAQLLISRGMMVEAVS from the coding sequence ATGACATCAAATACTAAAATTGTAAAAGAACCCCTGAATAACCGACAAAGGAAAATTTTCTGGGGTCTTTTTTCTATCATTTTTTTTGTAAACGTGTATAGTAATTTCGTTGATAACTCCTTATTGACGATTTTTTCTAAACCGTTATTAATGCCTTTCATCGCCATATATTTTTCGGCAACTTGGAAAGAAACAACAGAAAACTCTATTATTTACAAAGCAATGATGATAGGCTTTTTCTTTGCTTGGATAGGAGATTTATACATGATGTTTAGAAGTGATGAAGAAGTAATGTTATTGGCATTAGGTTGCTTTTTTGTTTGTCATGTGCTGTATATTATCGCTTTCTTTTTTTCAGGAGTGAAAGATAAAATGATGGGTTTCTTATTCTCATTTGTCGTGTCAGTAATAGGGTTATTTATAGGAGAACATATTGCATCCACACATTCTTTGATGTACGCTCCAATATTATCGTACAGCATCATCATTTCAGTAATGTTTTCGTTTGCAGTGATTCGAATTTTTGTCCGAAAAGATAAATGGGCTTGGTTTACTGCCGCAGGAGCACTCATATTTATTATTTCAGACATTATGATTGGTATGGATGCCTTTCAAGGATATGAAATATCTCATGCCTATATAATGATTACATATATTGTTGCCCAACTATTAATTAGTAGGGGAATGATGGTAGAAGCAGTATCATAA
- a CDS encoding efflux RND transporter periplasmic adaptor subunit, protein MAKKKKSNKVLYLSLILLVVFAGGGAYLYKSNQKKSVKVEFATATKGTITEKVSASGKVQPINEVTLSSEVSGEIRELYIKEGDSVFTKQLLAQIRPDNFQSALDQARASLNSQKAQLARSRADVAQNEARLKQAELTFNRNKQLWEDKVISDQEYENSKADFEIAQANLEASKESVRASEYTVKSAEAQVDDAKESLQLTKIFAPMSGVVSKLSVEKGEMVVGARQMSATELMRIANLSEMEAQVDVNENDIIRVHKLDTAIIDVDAYSFRDMKFKGVVTAIANSAKDATSSDVVTEFEVKIRLLPNSYANLMVENQNAESPFRPGMTASVDIITQTKKDILVVPLTSVTTRKRSELTKKDEEGEEDKVGDENKTMLNNSRKKDSELLEVVFVYDKTTQEVTPKEVKTGISDFDNIEILEGIEDGEVIIKGPFRVISETLKPGDLVEDMNSAK, encoded by the coding sequence ATGGCAAAGAAAAAGAAATCAAATAAAGTATTATATCTCTCTCTAATTTTACTTGTAGTTTTCGCTGGAGGAGGTGCTTACCTTTACAAATCAAATCAGAAAAAATCAGTAAAAGTTGAATTTGCTACTGCCACTAAAGGAACAATCACTGAGAAAGTGAGTGCGTCAGGTAAAGTTCAACCTATAAATGAAGTGACTTTGTCATCTGAAGTATCAGGTGAAATCAGGGAGTTGTATATTAAAGAAGGAGATTCGGTTTTTACAAAGCAATTGCTCGCTCAGATACGTCCTGATAACTTTCAATCAGCTTTAGATCAAGCAAGAGCATCATTGAACTCTCAAAAAGCACAATTGGCTAGATCAAGAGCAGATGTTGCTCAAAATGAAGCGAGATTAAAACAAGCGGAGTTAACGTTTAATAGAAATAAACAGCTTTGGGAAGATAAAGTGATTTCAGATCAGGAATATGAAAATAGCAAAGCTGATTTTGAAATTGCCCAAGCGAACTTAGAAGCATCTAAAGAAAGTGTAAGAGCTTCAGAATACACTGTAAAGAGTGCAGAGGCACAAGTGGACGATGCAAAAGAATCGTTACAACTAACAAAGATTTTTGCTCCAATGTCTGGAGTTGTATCAAAGTTATCGGTGGAAAAAGGAGAGATGGTTGTAGGTGCTCGTCAAATGTCGGCTACCGAGTTGATGAGAATTGCTAACCTATCAGAAATGGAAGCACAGGTAGATGTAAATGAAAATGATATCATCCGTGTTCATAAATTAGATACTGCTATTATTGATGTAGATGCCTACTCATTTAGAGATATGAAGTTTAAAGGAGTGGTAACTGCTATCGCCAATTCGGCAAAAGACGCTACCTCTTCTGATGTTGTTACAGAATTTGAAGTAAAAATTCGTTTACTTCCAAATTCTTATGCTAACTTAATGGTAGAGAATCAAAATGCTGAATCTCCATTTAGACCTGGAATGACAGCTTCTGTAGATATTATTACACAGACTAAAAAGGATATTTTAGTTGTCCCATTAACTTCTGTAACTACTAGAAAACGTTCTGAACTTACCAAAAAAGATGAAGAAGGTGAAGAGGATAAAGTAGGAGATGAGAACAAAACAATGTTGAATAACTCAAGAAAAAAAGATTCCGAGTTATTAGAGGTTGTATTTGTATATGATAAAACTACTCAGGAAGTAACTCCAAAAGAAGTGAAAACTGGTATTTCTGATTTTGATAATATTGAAATACTAGAAGGAATTGAAGATGGAGAGGTGATTATTAAAGGTCCATTTAGAGTGATTTCAGAAACCTTGAAGCCAGGTGATTTAGTAGAAGACATGAACTCTGCTAAATAA